One stretch of Lacrimispora sphenoides DNA includes these proteins:
- the gpmI gene encoding 2,3-bisphosphoglycerate-independent phosphoglycerate mutase codes for MSRKPIVLMILDGYGLNDNCDHNAVCEGKTPIMDQLMSQYPFVKGNASGLAVGLPDGQMGNSEVGHLNMGAGRIVYQELTRITKSIKDGDFFEVAEFLQAVENCKKSGSALHMWGLVSDGGVHSHNTHIYGLLELAKRNGLDKVYVHCFLDGRDTPPASGKSFVEALEAKMKEIGIGKVASVMGRYYAMDRDNRWDRVERAYNALAKGEGIHAESAAAGIQASYDKGVNDEFVEPFVVTEDGKPLATVKDGDSVIFFNFRPDRAREITRAFCDDEFKGFPREKRLNLTYVCFTDYDETIKNKLVAFKKESITNTFGEFLAQNNMTQARIAETEKYAHVTFFFNGGVEEPNKGEDRILVPSPKVATYDLQPEMSAPIVCDKLVEAIKSGKYDVIIINFANPDMVGHTGIEDAAIKAIEIVDTCVGRTVEAIKETDGILFICADHGNAEQLLDYETGEPFTAHTTNPVPFVLVNADLAYKLREGGCLADIAPTLIELMGLKQPKEMTGKSLLVK; via the coding sequence ATGAGCAGAAAACCGATTGTATTAATGATACTTGATGGTTATGGATTAAATGATAACTGCGACCATAACGCTGTTTGTGAAGGCAAGACCCCGATCATGGATCAGCTTATGAGCCAGTACCCATTTGTTAAAGGAAATGCCAGCGGACTGGCAGTTGGCCTTCCTGACGGACAGATGGGAAACTCAGAAGTAGGGCATTTAAATATGGGCGCAGGCCGTATAGTATATCAGGAGCTTACCAGGATTACAAAGTCCATAAAAGACGGTGACTTTTTTGAGGTGGCAGAATTTTTACAGGCAGTGGAAAACTGTAAGAAATCCGGTTCAGCCCTTCATATGTGGGGCCTGGTATCCGACGGCGGAGTTCACAGCCACAACACCCATATTTACGGTCTATTAGAACTGGCAAAGAGAAACGGCCTTGATAAGGTTTATGTTCATTGCTTCTTAGATGGACGTGACACGCCTCCGGCTTCCGGAAAGAGCTTTGTGGAAGCATTAGAAGCAAAGATGAAGGAGATCGGTATAGGTAAAGTGGCATCGGTCATGGGCCGCTACTATGCAATGGACAGAGATAACCGCTGGGACCGTGTGGAACGGGCATACAATGCCCTGGCAAAGGGAGAAGGAATCCATGCGGAATCGGCAGCTGCCGGAATCCAGGCTTCCTATGACAAAGGGGTTAACGATGAGTTTGTGGAGCCATTTGTTGTGACAGAGGATGGAAAACCGTTAGCTACAGTGAAAGACGGCGATTCCGTGATCTTCTTTAACTTCCGTCCTGACCGGGCAAGAGAAATAACGAGGGCATTCTGTGATGATGAGTTTAAGGGATTTCCAAGAGAAAAGCGCCTGAACCTGACCTATGTATGCTTTACGGATTACGATGAAACCATTAAAAACAAGTTGGTTGCATTCAAGAAAGAATCCATTACAAATACCTTTGGCGAATTTTTGGCTCAGAACAACATGACACAGGCCAGAATTGCTGAAACTGAAAAGTATGCGCATGTAACCTTTTTCTTTAACGGCGGAGTGGAAGAGCCGAATAAGGGAGAGGACAGGATCCTGGTTCCTTCTCCAAAGGTTGCCACCTATGATCTGCAGCCTGAAATGAGCGCTCCCATTGTATGCGATAAGCTGGTAGAGGCGATCAAATCAGGAAAATATGATGTGATCATCATAAACTTTGCAAACCCTGATATGGTTGGACATACGGGAATTGAAGACGCAGCCATTAAGGCGATTGAAATTGTGGACACTTGTGTAGGAAGAACTGTAGAGGCGATCAAGGAAACAGATGGAATTCTGTTCATCTGCGCTGATCATGGAAATGCAGAACAGCTTTTGGATTATGAGACAGGAGAGCCATTTACCGCCCACACCACCAATCCGGTTCCGTTTGTCCTGGTAAATGCTGACCTGGCTTATAAGTTAAGAGAAGGCGGCTGCCTGGCAGATATCGCTCCTACTCTGATTGAACTGATGGGATTAAAACAGCCAAAAGAGATGACAGGAAAATCATTACTCGTGAAATGA
- a CDS encoding DegV family protein, which translates to MKVAIVTDSNSGITQRQGAEAGVYVVPMPFMMAGETFYEDISLTQNDFYEKLEEGVDISTSQPSPADLLDLWNRLLEEYEEVVHIPMSSGLSSACQTALMLADDYEGKVFVINNQRISVTQRQSVMEAKRMADDGMTAAAIKEKLDETKMESTIYITLDTLEYLKKGGRITPAAALLGTFLRIKPVLTIQGEKLDAFAKARTMKQAKTMMITAAKKDMEERFGDPEGIRTAIAIAHTNNEVAAMEFKKELEEIFPKTGEIYVDNLSLSVSCHIGPGALAIACTKRLDV; encoded by the coding sequence ATGAAAGTAGCTATAGTAACAGACAGCAACAGCGGAATTACCCAAAGACAGGGAGCGGAAGCTGGGGTTTACGTAGTACCCATGCCGTTTATGATGGCAGGGGAAACGTTCTATGAGGATATCAGCCTGACACAGAATGATTTCTATGAAAAGCTGGAGGAAGGGGTGGACATTTCCACCTCTCAGCCATCTCCGGCCGATCTTCTGGATCTGTGGAACAGACTGTTAGAAGAATATGAGGAAGTTGTACACATTCCCATGTCAAGCGGATTGAGCAGTGCCTGTCAGACTGCTCTAATGCTTGCTGATGATTACGAGGGAAAGGTGTTTGTCATCAATAACCAGAGGATCTCTGTCACTCAAAGGCAGTCGGTTATGGAAGCTAAGAGAATGGCAGATGATGGAATGACTGCAGCTGCCATTAAGGAAAAGCTGGATGAGACGAAAATGGAATCTACCATTTATATCACACTGGATACGCTGGAATATTTAAAAAAGGGTGGAAGGATCACTCCGGCAGCAGCTCTTTTGGGGACATTTTTAAGGATTAAACCGGTTCTTACCATTCAGGGAGAGAAGTTGGACGCCTTTGCCAAGGCAAGAACCATGAAGCAGGCCAAAACCATGATGATTACAGCCGCGAAAAAGGATATGGAGGAGCGGTTTGGTGATCCGGAAGGAATCCGTACCGCTATTGCCATTGCCCATACCAATAATGAAGTGGCTGCCATGGAATTTAAGAAGGAGCTGGAGGAGATTTTTCCAAAGACAGGAGAAATCTACGTGGACAATCTTTCTTTAAGCGTATCCTGCCACATTGGGCCTGGAGCACTGGCCATTGCATGTACGAAAAGGCTGGATGTATGA
- a CDS encoding ABC transporter ATP-binding protein, with the protein MKQNEMKTGTLLKRFVPYYKKYTKVMIMDLFCASLTTICEMVLPLILRYITNQGLRDMTSLTIRTIIWIGALYFGLRIIDGMASFYMAYTGHVMGAAIETDMRQDAFAHLQKLSDNYFNNTKVGQIMSRITSDLFDVTEFAHHCPEEFFIAFLKTVVSFIILAGINLPLTLIIFLLIPVMAVSCTYFNLQVRKAFKHQRNHIGELNARIEDSLLGNRVVRAFANEKIEIEKFNRDNLEFLEIKRKTYKYMAAFQNTIRMFDGLMYVVVIVAGGIFMIKGLIEPGDLVAYTLYVTTLLATIRRIIEFAEQFQRGITGVERFMELMDADVDIFDEEGAVPLHDVKGNITFHQVSFEYPDDHNPVLSSINLDIKKGEKVALVGPSGGGKTTLCNLIPRFYDPTEGEILIDGQDIRNVTLESLRSTVGVVQQDVYLFSGTVFENIEYGHPGASKEDVIQAAKLAGAHEFITGLKDGYSTYVGERGVKLSGGQKQRISIARVFLKNPQVLILDEATSALDNESEHLVSQSLDRLAVGRTTLTIAHRLTTIQNADRILVLSDSNIVEEGNHEELLLKRGMYYQLYTSAGEEEQAALTR; encoded by the coding sequence ATGAAACAAAATGAGATGAAAACGGGCACATTGTTAAAACGCTTTGTGCCCTACTATAAAAAATATACCAAAGTTATGATCATGGATTTATTCTGTGCATCGCTTACCACCATCTGTGAAATGGTATTGCCTTTGATCTTACGTTATATTACCAATCAGGGATTAAGAGATATGACCTCCCTTACGATTCGTACGATCATCTGGATCGGCGCCCTTTATTTTGGCCTTAGAATTATAGACGGAATGGCCAGCTTCTATATGGCTTACACGGGCCATGTCATGGGAGCAGCGATTGAGACCGACATGAGACAGGATGCATTTGCACATTTGCAGAAGCTGTCGGATAATTACTTTAACAATACAAAAGTTGGACAGATCATGTCCCGGATCACCAGCGACTTATTTGACGTGACGGAGTTTGCCCACCACTGTCCGGAGGAATTTTTCATTGCCTTCTTAAAGACGGTGGTATCCTTTATTATTCTTGCGGGGATCAATCTCCCCCTGACGCTTATCATTTTCCTCCTGATTCCGGTTATGGCGGTATCCTGTACCTACTTTAACTTACAGGTGAGAAAGGCGTTTAAACATCAACGAAACCACATCGGGGAGCTGAATGCCAGGATTGAGGACAGCCTTCTTGGAAACCGGGTAGTCCGGGCATTTGCCAACGAAAAAATCGAGATTGAAAAATTTAACCGGGATAATCTGGAATTCCTGGAGATTAAACGGAAAACCTATAAGTACATGGCTGCTTTCCAGAATACCATCCGGATGTTTGACGGTCTGATGTATGTGGTGGTCATCGTTGCAGGCGGCATATTCATGATTAAGGGACTGATCGAGCCCGGAGATCTGGTGGCTTATACCCTGTATGTGACCACGCTCCTTGCCACAATCCGCAGGATCATCGAATTTGCGGAACAGTTCCAGAGAGGAATAACCGGAGTCGAACGTTTTATGGAGTTAATGGATGCCGATGTAGACATCTTTGATGAAGAAGGAGCAGTGCCTCTTCATGATGTAAAAGGAAATATTACCTTTCATCAGGTATCCTTTGAATATCCGGATGACCATAATCCGGTGCTGAGCAGCATAAACCTTGATATCAAAAAGGGAGAAAAGGTGGCTCTTGTCGGCCCATCCGGAGGCGGTAAGACAACGTTGTGCAATCTGATCCCCCGCTTCTATGATCCGACGGAGGGTGAGATCCTCATTGACGGCCAGGATATCAGGAATGTGACCTTAGAGAGCTTAAGAAGCACCGTAGGTGTGGTACAGCAGGATGTGTATCTGTTTTCGGGAACGGTTTTTGAAAATATTGAATACGGACACCCCGGAGCTTCCAAGGAAGACGTGATCCAGGCTGCAAAGCTGGCCGGAGCTCACGAATTCATAACAGGATTAAAAGACGGCTACAGTACTTATGTGGGAGAGCGGGGTGTAAAGCTTTCAGGAGGACAAAAGCAGCGTATCAGCATTGCCAGAGTATTTCTTAAAAATCCTCAGGTGCTGATTCTTGATGAAGCCACCTCTGCTCTTGATAACGAGAGCGAGCACCTGGTATCCCAGTCTCTGGATCGTCTGGCAGTAGGCCGCACTACACTGACCATTGCCCACCGCCTTACCACGATCCAGAATGCAGACCGGATACTGGTGCTTTCCGACAGCAATATTGTGGAAGAGGGAAATCATGAGGAGCTGCTTTTAAAGCGGGGAATGTATTATCAGCTTTATACGTCTGCGGGCGAAGAAGAACAGGCTGCCCTGACAAGGTAG
- the gap gene encoding type I glyceraldehyde-3-phosphate dehydrogenase, translating into MAVKVAINGFGRIGRLAFRQMFGAEGYEVVAINDLTDPKMLAHLLKYDTAQGGYAGYYGEGIHTVEASEDSITVDGKTIRIYAQAKAAELPWGEIGVDVVLECTGFYCSKDKAQAHIDAGAKKVVISAPAGNDLPTVVYSVNENVLTADDKIISAASCTTNCLAPMAKTLNDLAPIQSGIMSTIHAYTGDQMILDGPHRKGDLRRARAGAANIVPNSTGAAKAIGLVIPELNGKLIGSAQRVPVPTGSTTILTAVVKGADVTKEGINAAMKAAASDSFGYNTDEIVSSDVVGMRFGSLFDSTQTMVSKIGDDLYQVQVVSWYDNENSYTSQMVRTIKYFAELG; encoded by the coding sequence ATGGCAGTAAAAGTGGCGATTAATGGTTTCGGCCGTATTGGCCGTCTTGCATTCAGACAGATGTTTGGCGCAGAGGGCTATGAAGTAGTAGCTATTAACGATTTAACAGATCCAAAGATGTTAGCACATTTATTAAAATATGACACTGCTCAGGGCGGATACGCTGGATACTATGGTGAGGGTATTCACACGGTAGAAGCTTCCGAGGACTCTATTACTGTAGATGGTAAGACTATTAGAATTTATGCTCAGGCAAAAGCTGCTGAACTTCCATGGGGAGAGATCGGCGTTGATGTAGTTCTTGAGTGTACAGGATTCTACTGCTCTAAGGACAAAGCTCAGGCTCACATTGATGCAGGTGCTAAGAAGGTTGTTATCTCCGCTCCGGCTGGAAACGATCTTCCAACCGTTGTTTACAGCGTAAATGAGAATGTATTAACAGCAGATGACAAGATCATCTCCGCTGCTTCCTGTACAACAAACTGCCTGGCTCCTATGGCTAAGACTCTTAACGATTTAGCACCGATCCAGTCCGGTATCATGAGCACAATTCATGCTTACACAGGCGATCAGATGATCCTTGACGGACCCCACAGAAAAGGTGATTTAAGAAGAGCAAGAGCAGGCGCTGCCAACATCGTTCCAAACTCCACCGGTGCTGCAAAGGCAATCGGTCTGGTTATTCCGGAATTAAACGGCAAGTTAATCGGTTCCGCACAGCGTGTTCCGGTTCCAACAGGCTCCACTACCATCTTAACAGCAGTTGTTAAGGGCGCAGACGTAACCAAGGAAGGCATTAACGCAGCTATGAAGGCAGCAGCAAGCGATTCCTTCGGATACAATACAGATGAAATCGTTTCCTCTGATGTTGTTGGTATGAGATTTGGTTCTTTATTCGATTCTACTCAGACCATGGTTTCCAAGATTGGCGATGATTTATATCAGGTTCAGGTTGTTTCATGGTATGACAACGAGAACTCCTATACAAGCCAGATGGTTCGTACAATTAAGTACTTTGCTGAATTAGGCTAA
- the tpiA gene encoding triose-phosphate isomerase — translation MSRKKIIAGNWKMNMTPTEAVELVNTLKPLVANDEVDVIFCVPAIDIIPAIEAAKGSNIHIGAENMYYEDKGAYTGEISPAMLKDAGVKYVVIGHSERREYFAESDETVNKKVLKAFEYGITPIVCCGETLTQREQGITLDWIRQQIKIAFLNVPAENAANAVIAYEPIWAIGTGKVATTEQAQEVCGAIRECIAEIYDEATAEAIRIQYGGSVSAASAPELFAQPDIDGGLVGGASLKPEFGKIVNYNK, via the coding sequence ATGTCCAGAAAGAAAATTATTGCAGGTAACTGGAAGATGAATATGACTCCAACCGAAGCGGTTGAACTGGTGAATACATTAAAGCCTCTGGTGGCAAATGATGAGGTAGACGTTATTTTCTGCGTTCCGGCTATTGACATTATACCGGCAATTGAAGCTGCAAAAGGATCCAATATCCACATTGGTGCTGAAAATATGTACTATGAGGATAAAGGAGCTTACACCGGAGAGATTTCTCCCGCTATGTTAAAAGATGCAGGCGTGAAATACGTGGTAATCGGCCATTCCGAAAGAAGGGAATACTTCGCGGAATCAGATGAAACCGTAAACAAAAAGGTTTTAAAAGCCTTTGAATACGGCATCACTCCTATTGTTTGCTGCGGAGAAACACTGACCCAGAGAGAACAGGGAATCACTCTTGACTGGATCCGCCAGCAGATTAAGATCGCTTTCTTAAATGTACCGGCAGAGAATGCAGCCAATGCGGTAATCGCTTATGAGCCGATCTGGGCAATCGGTACCGGAAAAGTTGCAACAACCGAGCAGGCGCAGGAGGTTTGCGGCGCGATTCGTGAATGCATCGCTGAAATCTATGACGAAGCAACAGCAGAAGCGATCCGCATCCAGTATGGCGGTTCCGTATCTGCAGCAAGTGCACCGGAATTATTTGCACAGCCTGATATTGACGGCGGCCTGGTTGGCGGTGCTTCCTTAAAACCAGAGTTTGGAAAGATCGTAAATTACAACAAATAA
- a CDS encoding phosphoglycerate kinase gives MLNKKTVDDLTGLQGKKVLVRCDFNVPLKDGVIQNFNRIDGAVPTIKKLLDQGAKVILCSHLGKPKGEPLPELSLEPVAPALSERLGVDVKFVNDPKVTGPETRKIAEELKDGEVLLLQNTRYRVEETKYGKDESADEYAKELASLCDGIFVNDAFGTAHRAHCSNVGVTKYTTTNVVGYLMEKEIKFLGQAVENPVRPFVAILGGAKVSDKINVINNLLDKVDTLIIGGGMAYTFAKAQGKEIGNSLCEEDKLDYALEMIKKAEDKGVKLLLPVDNLEGKEFSNDTERKVVSEIDPGWSGFDIGPKSIELFKDALKGAKTVVWNGPMGVFEFSNFAEGTLEVCRAVAELSDATTVIGGGDSVNAVKRLGFADKMTHISTGGGASLEFLEGKELPGVAAADNK, from the coding sequence ATGCTTAATAAGAAAACAGTTGATGATTTGACCGGATTACAGGGAAAGAAAGTTTTAGTGAGATGTGATTTTAACGTGCCGTTAAAGGATGGAGTGATTCAGAACTTCAACCGTATTGACGGAGCCGTTCCTACGATTAAGAAATTATTGGACCAGGGCGCAAAAGTGATTCTTTGTTCCCATTTAGGAAAGCCGAAGGGCGAGCCTCTTCCTGAGTTGTCTCTGGAACCGGTTGCTCCTGCTTTAAGTGAAAGACTTGGGGTAGATGTTAAATTTGTAAACGATCCAAAGGTAACAGGTCCTGAGACCAGAAAGATTGCTGAAGAATTAAAGGATGGAGAAGTTCTGCTGCTTCAGAACACCCGTTACAGAGTGGAAGAGACTAAGTACGGCAAGGATGAGAGCGCAGATGAGTATGCAAAAGAGCTGGCTTCCCTTTGCGACGGCATTTTCGTAAACGACGCATTCGGTACCGCTCACAGGGCTCACTGCTCCAATGTAGGCGTTACCAAATACACAACAACCAATGTAGTTGGTTATCTGATGGAAAAGGAAATCAAATTCCTGGGCCAGGCAGTTGAGAATCCAGTACGTCCTTTCGTGGCAATTCTGGGTGGAGCAAAGGTTTCCGATAAGATCAACGTAATCAATAACCTGCTTGATAAGGTTGATACACTGATCATCGGCGGCGGCATGGCTTATACCTTTGCAAAGGCTCAGGGCAAGGAGATCGGAAATTCTTTATGTGAAGAAGATAAGCTTGACTATGCTTTAGAGATGATTAAAAAGGCAGAGGATAAGGGCGTAAAACTGCTTCTTCCTGTAGATAACTTAGAAGGCAAGGAGTTTTCTAATGATACAGAAAGAAAGGTAGTAAGCGAGATTGATCCAGGCTGGTCAGGATTTGATATCGGACCAAAATCCATTGAACTTTTCAAGGATGCTTTAAAGGGCGCTAAGACTGTTGTTTGGAACGGACCGATGGGCGTATTTGAATTCTCTAATTTTGCAGAAGGTACTTTAGAGGTATGCCGTGCAGTTGCAGAACTTTCCGATGCAACTACAGTTATCGGAGGCGGTGACTCCGTAAATGCGGTTAAGAGACTTGGTTTTGCTGACAAGATGACCCATATCTCTACAGGCGGTGGTGCTTCTCTGGAATTCTTAGAAGGCAAGGAACTGCCAGGCGTTGCTGCAGCAGATAATAAATAA
- a CDS encoding GNAT family N-acetyltransferase translates to MNIIIEKGTKYDIDQLEQLYDDLNDFLETGINYPGWRKGIYPAREDAVNGVANGNLYVAKAAGKIVGSLILSHEPESAYHKVQWGINADYSDIFVIYTFAVHPEYLKNGVGMALMDFAVQHGMNEHAKAIRLDVYEKNLPAVKLYEKCGFTYVDTVDLGLGNYGLHWFKLYEKIL, encoded by the coding sequence ATGAACATTATTATTGAGAAGGGAACAAAATACGACATTGATCAGCTTGAGCAGCTCTATGACGATCTGAATGATTTTCTGGAGACTGGCATTAACTATCCCGGTTGGAGGAAAGGTATATATCCGGCCCGTGAAGATGCAGTTAACGGTGTTGCAAATGGCAATCTTTATGTTGCAAAGGCTGCAGGAAAGATCGTAGGTTCATTGATACTAAGTCATGAGCCGGAGTCTGCATATCATAAGGTGCAATGGGGGATAAATGCTGACTATTCCGATATATTTGTGATATATACGTTTGCTGTTCATCCTGAATACCTCAAAAATGGAGTTGGCATGGCGCTGATGGATTTTGCAGTTCAACATGGGATGAATGAACATGCAAAAGCGATCCGCCTTGATGTTTATGAAAAGAACTTACCTGCTGTTAAGCTGTATGAAAAATGTGGATTTACGTATGTGGATACCGTGGATCTGGGGCTTGGAAACTATGGATTGCACTGGTTTAAGTTATATGAAAAAATATTGTAA
- a CDS encoding Na/Pi cotransporter family protein, producing the protein MSVNDISSLFGFMGGLGMFLYGMNTMADGMQKSAGSRMSRFLGMLTNNRFLAVLLGALITAIIQSSGATTVMVVGFVSAGVLNLTQAVGVIMGANIGTTITAWIVSMNQLGDAFSILQPSFWAPLFIGIGAVLLLFGNKQRMKTIGEILVGLGMLFVGLDFMSGAISPYTDAPIFSEAFRLLGRNPLLGMLIGALVTALLQSSSASVGILQTLAMNGVVTTNAAIFITLGQNIGSCVTALISSIGGSRTAKRAAVIHLSFNVLGALIFGIGSFVLFMVTPALAAHNITAVQISIFHTFFNLTNTLILFPFAKQLVDLSGFVVPERETDDGETAGEEAVTMKHLDERIFESPAFAVETASMEVVHMGQITLENVKLAMDAVLTKNADKVKEVYKTEKTINNMEKMLMEYLVKIDNLSLTEEQKLVVNNLFYSINDIERVGDHAENLAEQAEYMIQHEISFSGTGASDLEVICQAAYNSFFHSIEARRKGDMEDIRKVSKWEDEVDLLEEELREKHIERLSSGGCNPSAGVVFLELISNLERISDHSYNLASYVKSEV; encoded by the coding sequence ATGTCTGTAAATGACATATCGAGTCTGTTTGGCTTTATGGGGGGACTGGGAATGTTCCTGTATGGCATGAATACCATGGCAGACGGCATGCAGAAGAGCGCAGGAAGCAGGATGAGCCGTTTTTTGGGAATGCTTACAAACAACCGTTTCCTGGCGGTGCTTCTGGGCGCACTTATCACGGCAATAATCCAGAGCAGCGGAGCGACCACGGTCATGGTGGTCGGCTTTGTAAGCGCCGGGGTGCTTAATTTGACCCAGGCGGTCGGCGTTATCATGGGGGCTAACATTGGTACCACCATTACGGCCTGGATCGTATCCATGAATCAGCTGGGGGATGCGTTTTCCATATTACAGCCCTCCTTTTGGGCCCCTCTTTTTATTGGAATCGGAGCGGTTCTTCTGCTGTTTGGCAATAAACAGAGGATGAAAACCATAGGAGAGATCCTGGTGGGCCTTGGCATGCTGTTTGTTGGCCTGGATTTTATGTCAGGAGCAATTTCTCCCTATACCGATGCCCCTATTTTTTCAGAGGCATTCCGGCTTTTAGGAAGAAATCCTTTGCTGGGCATGCTGATCGGCGCCTTGGTAACGGCTCTCCTTCAAAGCTCTTCCGCATCGGTAGGAATCCTTCAGACCCTTGCCATGAACGGTGTAGTTACTACCAATGCAGCTATATTTATCACTCTCGGCCAGAACATCGGTTCCTGCGTGACTGCCCTCATTTCCAGTATTGGCGGATCCAGGACTGCAAAGCGTGCAGCAGTGATCCATTTGTCCTTTAATGTGCTGGGAGCTCTTATTTTTGGCATCGGTTCTTTTGTCCTTTTTATGGTCACCCCGGCTTTGGCGGCCCATAACATCACTGCAGTACAGATTTCCATATTCCATACGTTCTTTAACCTGACAAATACACTCATCCTGTTCCCCTTTGCGAAACAGCTGGTGGACCTATCCGGATTTGTTGTTCCGGAGAGAGAAACCGATGATGGAGAGACGGCGGGAGAAGAAGCTGTAACCATGAAGCACCTGGATGAGAGAATCTTTGAGTCTCCCGCTTTTGCGGTAGAAACAGCCTCCATGGAGGTGGTACATATGGGACAGATCACTTTGGAAAATGTGAAGCTTGCCATGGACGCGGTCCTCACGAAAAATGCGGATAAAGTAAAAGAAGTGTATAAAACAGAAAAGACGATCAATAATATGGAAAAGATGTTGATGGAATATCTGGTCAAAATCGACAATCTGTCCCTGACAGAGGAGCAAAAATTGGTAGTCAACAACTTATTTTACAGCATCAATGATATAGAACGAGTAGGCGACCACGCAGAAAACCTGGCGGAGCAGGCGGAATATATGATTCAGCATGAAATCAGTTTCTCCGGTACCGGTGCCTCTGATCTGGAGGTCATCTGTCAGGCGGCTTATAACTCCTTTTTTCATTCCATCGAAGCCAGAAGAAAAGGTGACATGGAAGATATCCGTAAGGTGAGCAAGTGGGAGGATGAAGTGGATCTTCTTGAGGAGGAGCTTAGGGAAAAGCATATTGAACGTCTTTCCTCAGGCGGATGCAATCCCTCGGCAGGTGTTGTGTTCCTGGAGCTTATCAGCAATCTGGAACGTATTTCCGACCATTCCTATAATCTGGCCAGCTATGTAAAGAGTGAGGTTTAA